Proteins encoded in a region of the Misgurnus anguillicaudatus chromosome 9, ASM2758022v2, whole genome shotgun sequence genome:
- the nsmfa gene encoding NMDA receptor synaptonuclear signaling and neuronal migration factor isoform X4 yields MGTAVSKRKNLRNDAISSVAAKVRAARAFGEYLHTHPENRNGSDHLLSDTLVGHDADCPESLCTQNNNHHSYTFQDSTLCAKPNLINPALGLLEPPTPTVTSKSRLSLERSFSAEEDQQKCLECSLQPARVYTITGESGMLGTSRGSKENLELEVLKDALEACDVQALAQSSTSSNSSSPTQYHRRHGGGGTSGNQLRGNHHHGNHHYISSSGDRSGATNHNQQLASSAGASHHHHGATHHHHHLSQPLQSSVSAHNIRGWGEGKDCGLACDGCPGTPSRSQGSLDLESSTREAGKQRRPPLERMCSVDRVTGMERDDNSWLPKENMFSFQTATTTMQANFRKHLRMVGSRRMKAQTFAERRAKSFNRSWSDPTPVKQDSLHDSKDSGDLQTTCCTPDEGGCEDMDWEEEREMERLACEGDDFIPPKIMLISSKVPKAEYVPNIIRRGDPSIIPILYDHEHATFDDILEEIEKRLTAYRKGSKIWRMLIFCQGGPGHLYLLKNKVATFAKVEKEEDMSQFWKRLSRFMSKVNPEPNLIHIMGCYVLGNPNGEKLFQKLKNLMRPYSVTFESPLELSAQGKEMIEMYFDFRLFRLWKTRQHSKLLDYEDLL; encoded by the exons ATGGGAACTGCGGTGTCCAAAAGGAAGAATCTGAGGAATGATGCGATTTCGTCGGTGGCAGCCAAAGTTAG AGCAGCCCGTGCATTTGGAGAGTATCTTCACACCCATCCTGAGAACCGTAACGGATCAG ATCACTTACTCTCTGACACCCTTGTTGGCCACGACGCTGACTGCCCAGAAAGCCTGTGCACTCAGAACAACAACCATCATAGCTACACTTTTCAGGACTCCACTCTCTGTGCCAAACCCAATCTGATCAACCCTGCCCTGGGTCTCCTGGAACCTCCAACTCCAACAGTGACCTCCAAAAGCCGCCTGTCCCTAGAGCGGAGTTTCTCGGCAGAGGAGGACCAGCAGAAGTGCTTGGAGTGCTCACTGCAGCCTGCTCGCGTCTACACTATCACCGGAGAGAGCGGCATGCTGGGGACCAGCCGAGGGAGCAAGGAGAACCTGGAGCTTGAGGTACTGAAAGATGCGCTGGAGGCGTGTGACGTCCAAGCGCTCGCCCAATCCTCCACTTCCTCCAACTCCTCGTCTCCGACGCAGTACCACCGCCGCCATGGAGGTGGAGGTACGAGTGGCAACCAGCTCCGCGGCAACCACCACCATGGCAACCACCATTACATCAGCAGCAGCGGAGACAGAAGCGGGGCCACCAACCATAACCAGCAACTGGCAAGCTCCGCGGGAGCATCTCACCATCACCACGGAGCAACTCATCACCACCATCACCTTTCCCAACCGCTGCAGAGTTCAGTCAGCGCGCACAACATCCGCGGATGGGGGGAGGGAAAGGATTGCGGCCTGGCATGCGACGGCTGTCCCGGGACGCCGTCACGCAGTCAGGGTTCGCTGGACCTGGAGAGCAGCACCCGAGAGGCAGGCAAGCAGCGCCGGCCACCACTAGAGCGGATGTGCAGTGTGGACCGGGTGACTGGGATGGAGCGAG ATGACAACAGTTGGTTACCTAAAGAGAACATGTTCAGCTTTCAGACAGCAACTACAACCATGCAGGC GAATTTCCGGAAGCATTTAAGAATGGTCGGCAGCAGAAGAATGAAAGCACAAA CATTTGCAGAACGCAGGGCGAAGAGTTTCAACCGATCCTGGAGCGATCCGACACCTGTCAAACAAGACTCCCTACACGACTCAAAAGACA GTGGTGATTTGCAGACCACCTGCTGTACTCCTGACGAGGGAGGATGTGAAGACATGGACTGGGAggaggagagagagatggagagactGGCGTGTGAGGGCGACGACTTCATCCCACCTAAAATTATG CTGATCTCATCAAAAGTTCCCAAAGCAGAATATGTTCCCAACATCATTCGAAGGGGCGATCCTTCTATAATACCGATCCTATAT GATCATGAGCATGCCACGTTCGACGATATTTTGG AAGAGATTGAGAAGAGATTGACGGCCTACAGAAAAGGCTCCAAGATCTGGCGAATGCTGATTTTCTGTcag GGTGGCCCGGGGCATCTGTACCTGCTGAAGAATAAAGTGGCCACTTTTGCCAAGGTCGAGAAAGAGGAAGACATGAGCCA ATTTTGGAAAAGATTAAGCCGGTTTATGAGTAAAGTAAATCCAGAGCCAAACTTGATCCACATCATGGGCTGCTACGTCCTGGGCAATCCAAATGGAGAGAAG CTGTTCCAGAAACTGAAGAACCTAATGAGGCCTTATTCTGTCACATTCGAGTCGCCACTGGAGCTCTCCGCTCAGG GGAAAGAGATGATCGAGATGTACTTCGATTTCCGTTTGTTCAGGCTTTGGAAAACTCGTCAGCACTCCAAACTTCTCGACTATGAAGATCTGTTGTGA
- the nsmfa gene encoding NMDA receptor synaptonuclear signaling and neuronal migration factor isoform X3, translating into MGTAVSKRKNLRNDAISSVAAKVRAARAFGEYLHTHPENRNGSDHLLSDTLVGHDADCPESLCTQNNNHHSYTFQDSTLCAKPNLINPALGLLEPPTPTVTSKSRLSLERSFSAEEDQQKCLECSLQPARVYTITGESGMLGTSRGSKENLELEVLKDALEACDVQALAQSSTSSNSSSPTQYHRRHGGGGTSGNQLRGNHHHGNHHYISSSGDRSGATNHNQQLASSAGASHHHHGATHHHHHLSQPLQSSVSAHNIRGWGEGKDCGLACDGCPGTPSRSQGSLDLESSTREAGKQRRPPLERMCSVDRVTGMERADDNSWLPKENMFSFQTATTTMQANFRKHLRMVGSRRMKAQTFAERRAKSFNRSWSDPTPVKQDSLHDSKDSGDLQTTCCTPDEGGCEDMDWEEEREMERLACEGDDFIPPKIMLISSKVPKAEYVPNIIRRGDPSIIPILYDHEHATFDDILEEIEKRLTAYRKGSKIWRMLIFCQGGPGHLYLLKNKVATFAKVEKEEDMSQFWKRLSRFMSKVNPEPNLIHIMGCYVLGNPNGEKLFQKLKNLMRPYSVTFESPLELSAQGKEMIEMYFDFRLFRLWKTRQHSKLLDYEDLL; encoded by the exons ATGGGAACTGCGGTGTCCAAAAGGAAGAATCTGAGGAATGATGCGATTTCGTCGGTGGCAGCCAAAGTTAG AGCAGCCCGTGCATTTGGAGAGTATCTTCACACCCATCCTGAGAACCGTAACGGATCAG ATCACTTACTCTCTGACACCCTTGTTGGCCACGACGCTGACTGCCCAGAAAGCCTGTGCACTCAGAACAACAACCATCATAGCTACACTTTTCAGGACTCCACTCTCTGTGCCAAACCCAATCTGATCAACCCTGCCCTGGGTCTCCTGGAACCTCCAACTCCAACAGTGACCTCCAAAAGCCGCCTGTCCCTAGAGCGGAGTTTCTCGGCAGAGGAGGACCAGCAGAAGTGCTTGGAGTGCTCACTGCAGCCTGCTCGCGTCTACACTATCACCGGAGAGAGCGGCATGCTGGGGACCAGCCGAGGGAGCAAGGAGAACCTGGAGCTTGAGGTACTGAAAGATGCGCTGGAGGCGTGTGACGTCCAAGCGCTCGCCCAATCCTCCACTTCCTCCAACTCCTCGTCTCCGACGCAGTACCACCGCCGCCATGGAGGTGGAGGTACGAGTGGCAACCAGCTCCGCGGCAACCACCACCATGGCAACCACCATTACATCAGCAGCAGCGGAGACAGAAGCGGGGCCACCAACCATAACCAGCAACTGGCAAGCTCCGCGGGAGCATCTCACCATCACCACGGAGCAACTCATCACCACCATCACCTTTCCCAACCGCTGCAGAGTTCAGTCAGCGCGCACAACATCCGCGGATGGGGGGAGGGAAAGGATTGCGGCCTGGCATGCGACGGCTGTCCCGGGACGCCGTCACGCAGTCAGGGTTCGCTGGACCTGGAGAGCAGCACCCGAGAGGCAGGCAAGCAGCGCCGGCCACCACTAGAGCGGATGTGCAGTGTGGACCGGGTGACTGGGATGGAGCGAG CAGATGACAACAGTTGGTTACCTAAAGAGAACATGTTCAGCTTTCAGACAGCAACTACAACCATGCAGGC GAATTTCCGGAAGCATTTAAGAATGGTCGGCAGCAGAAGAATGAAAGCACAAA CATTTGCAGAACGCAGGGCGAAGAGTTTCAACCGATCCTGGAGCGATCCGACACCTGTCAAACAAGACTCCCTACACGACTCAAAAGACA GTGGTGATTTGCAGACCACCTGCTGTACTCCTGACGAGGGAGGATGTGAAGACATGGACTGGGAggaggagagagagatggagagactGGCGTGTGAGGGCGACGACTTCATCCCACCTAAAATTATG CTGATCTCATCAAAAGTTCCCAAAGCAGAATATGTTCCCAACATCATTCGAAGGGGCGATCCTTCTATAATACCGATCCTATAT GATCATGAGCATGCCACGTTCGACGATATTTTGG AAGAGATTGAGAAGAGATTGACGGCCTACAGAAAAGGCTCCAAGATCTGGCGAATGCTGATTTTCTGTcag GGTGGCCCGGGGCATCTGTACCTGCTGAAGAATAAAGTGGCCACTTTTGCCAAGGTCGAGAAAGAGGAAGACATGAGCCA ATTTTGGAAAAGATTAAGCCGGTTTATGAGTAAAGTAAATCCAGAGCCAAACTTGATCCACATCATGGGCTGCTACGTCCTGGGCAATCCAAATGGAGAGAAG CTGTTCCAGAAACTGAAGAACCTAATGAGGCCTTATTCTGTCACATTCGAGTCGCCACTGGAGCTCTCCGCTCAGG GGAAAGAGATGATCGAGATGTACTTCGATTTCCGTTTGTTCAGGCTTTGGAAAACTCGTCAGCACTCCAAACTTCTCGACTATGAAGATCTGTTGTGA
- the nsmfa gene encoding NMDA receptor synaptonuclear signaling and neuronal migration factor isoform X6, whose amino-acid sequence MMRFRRWQPKLARAFGEYLHTHPENRNGSDHLLSDTLVGHDADCPESLCTQNNNHHSYTFQDSTLCAKPNLINPALGLLEPPTPTVTSKSRLSLERSFSAEEDQQKCLECSLQPARVYTITGESGMLGTSRGSKENLELEVLKDALEACDVQALAQSSTSSNSSSPTQYHRRHGGGGTSGNQLRGNHHHGNHHYISSSGDRSGATNHNQQLASSAGASHHHHGATHHHHHLSQPLQSSVSAHNIRGWGEGKDCGLACDGCPGTPSRSQGSLDLESSTREAGKQRRPPLERMCSVDRVTGMERADDNSWLPKENMFSFQTATTTMQANFRKHLRMVGSRRMKAQTFAERRAKSFNRSWSDPTPVKQDSLHDSKDSGDLQTTCCTPDEGGCEDMDWEEEREMERLACEGDDFIPPKIMLISSKVPKAEYVPNIIRRGDPSIIPILYDHEHATFDDILEEIEKRLTAYRKGSKIWRMLIFCQGGPGHLYLLKNKVATFAKVEKEEDMSQFWKRLSRFMSKVNPEPNLIHIMGCYVLGNPNGEKLFQKLKNLMRPYSVTFESPLELSAQGKEMIEMYFDFRLFRLWKTRQHSKLLDYEDLL is encoded by the exons ATGATGCGATTTCGTCGGTGGCAGCCAAAGTTAG CCCGTGCATTTGGAGAGTATCTTCACACCCATCCTGAGAACCGTAACGGATCAG ATCACTTACTCTCTGACACCCTTGTTGGCCACGACGCTGACTGCCCAGAAAGCCTGTGCACTCAGAACAACAACCATCATAGCTACACTTTTCAGGACTCCACTCTCTGTGCCAAACCCAATCTGATCAACCCTGCCCTGGGTCTCCTGGAACCTCCAACTCCAACAGTGACCTCCAAAAGCCGCCTGTCCCTAGAGCGGAGTTTCTCGGCAGAGGAGGACCAGCAGAAGTGCTTGGAGTGCTCACTGCAGCCTGCTCGCGTCTACACTATCACCGGAGAGAGCGGCATGCTGGGGACCAGCCGAGGGAGCAAGGAGAACCTGGAGCTTGAGGTACTGAAAGATGCGCTGGAGGCGTGTGACGTCCAAGCGCTCGCCCAATCCTCCACTTCCTCCAACTCCTCGTCTCCGACGCAGTACCACCGCCGCCATGGAGGTGGAGGTACGAGTGGCAACCAGCTCCGCGGCAACCACCACCATGGCAACCACCATTACATCAGCAGCAGCGGAGACAGAAGCGGGGCCACCAACCATAACCAGCAACTGGCAAGCTCCGCGGGAGCATCTCACCATCACCACGGAGCAACTCATCACCACCATCACCTTTCCCAACCGCTGCAGAGTTCAGTCAGCGCGCACAACATCCGCGGATGGGGGGAGGGAAAGGATTGCGGCCTGGCATGCGACGGCTGTCCCGGGACGCCGTCACGCAGTCAGGGTTCGCTGGACCTGGAGAGCAGCACCCGAGAGGCAGGCAAGCAGCGCCGGCCACCACTAGAGCGGATGTGCAGTGTGGACCGGGTGACTGGGATGGAGCGAG CAGATGACAACAGTTGGTTACCTAAAGAGAACATGTTCAGCTTTCAGACAGCAACTACAACCATGCAGGC GAATTTCCGGAAGCATTTAAGAATGGTCGGCAGCAGAAGAATGAAAGCACAAA CATTTGCAGAACGCAGGGCGAAGAGTTTCAACCGATCCTGGAGCGATCCGACACCTGTCAAACAAGACTCCCTACACGACTCAAAAGACA GTGGTGATTTGCAGACCACCTGCTGTACTCCTGACGAGGGAGGATGTGAAGACATGGACTGGGAggaggagagagagatggagagactGGCGTGTGAGGGCGACGACTTCATCCCACCTAAAATTATG CTGATCTCATCAAAAGTTCCCAAAGCAGAATATGTTCCCAACATCATTCGAAGGGGCGATCCTTCTATAATACCGATCCTATAT GATCATGAGCATGCCACGTTCGACGATATTTTGG AAGAGATTGAGAAGAGATTGACGGCCTACAGAAAAGGCTCCAAGATCTGGCGAATGCTGATTTTCTGTcag GGTGGCCCGGGGCATCTGTACCTGCTGAAGAATAAAGTGGCCACTTTTGCCAAGGTCGAGAAAGAGGAAGACATGAGCCA ATTTTGGAAAAGATTAAGCCGGTTTATGAGTAAAGTAAATCCAGAGCCAAACTTGATCCACATCATGGGCTGCTACGTCCTGGGCAATCCAAATGGAGAGAAG CTGTTCCAGAAACTGAAGAACCTAATGAGGCCTTATTCTGTCACATTCGAGTCGCCACTGGAGCTCTCCGCTCAGG GGAAAGAGATGATCGAGATGTACTTCGATTTCCGTTTGTTCAGGCTTTGGAAAACTCGTCAGCACTCCAAACTTCTCGACTATGAAGATCTGTTGTGA
- the nsmfa gene encoding NMDA receptor synaptonuclear signaling and neuronal migration factor isoform X5 gives MDFFGNLSQWHEKRMILKNGTAHELQYTGQDGNPACRAARAFGEYLHTHPENRNGSDHLLSDTLVGHDADCPESLCTQNNNHHSYTFQDSTLCAKPNLINPALGLLEPPTPTVTSKSRLSLERSFSAEEDQQKCLECSLQPARVYTITGESGMLGTSRGSKENLELEVLKDALEACDVQALAQSSTSSNSSSPTQYHRRHGGGGTSGNQLRGNHHHGNHHYISSSGDRSGATNHNQQLASSAGASHHHHGATHHHHHLSQPLQSSVSAHNIRGWGEGKDCGLACDGCPGTPSRSQGSLDLESSTREADDNSWLPKENMFSFQTATTTMQANFRKHLRMVGSRRMKAQTFAERRAKSFNRSWSDPTPVKQDSLHDSKDSGDLQTTCCTPDEGGCEDMDWEEEREMERLACEGDDFIPPKIMLISSKVPKAEYVPNIIRRGDPSIIPILYDHEHATFDDILEEIEKRLTAYRKGSKIWRMLIFCQGGPGHLYLLKNKVATFAKVEKEEDMSQFWKRLSRFMSKVNPEPNLIHIMGCYVLGNPNGEKLFQKLKNLMRPYSVTFESPLELSAQGKEMIEMYFDFRLFRLWKTRQHSKLLDYEDLL, from the exons AGCAGCCCGTGCATTTGGAGAGTATCTTCACACCCATCCTGAGAACCGTAACGGATCAG ATCACTTACTCTCTGACACCCTTGTTGGCCACGACGCTGACTGCCCAGAAAGCCTGTGCACTCAGAACAACAACCATCATAGCTACACTTTTCAGGACTCCACTCTCTGTGCCAAACCCAATCTGATCAACCCTGCCCTGGGTCTCCTGGAACCTCCAACTCCAACAGTGACCTCCAAAAGCCGCCTGTCCCTAGAGCGGAGTTTCTCGGCAGAGGAGGACCAGCAGAAGTGCTTGGAGTGCTCACTGCAGCCTGCTCGCGTCTACACTATCACCGGAGAGAGCGGCATGCTGGGGACCAGCCGAGGGAGCAAGGAGAACCTGGAGCTTGAGGTACTGAAAGATGCGCTGGAGGCGTGTGACGTCCAAGCGCTCGCCCAATCCTCCACTTCCTCCAACTCCTCGTCTCCGACGCAGTACCACCGCCGCCATGGAGGTGGAGGTACGAGTGGCAACCAGCTCCGCGGCAACCACCACCATGGCAACCACCATTACATCAGCAGCAGCGGAGACAGAAGCGGGGCCACCAACCATAACCAGCAACTGGCAAGCTCCGCGGGAGCATCTCACCATCACCACGGAGCAACTCATCACCACCATCACCTTTCCCAACCGCTGCAGAGTTCAGTCAGCGCGCACAACATCCGCGGATGGGGGGAGGGAAAGGATTGCGGCCTGGCATGCGACGGCTGTCCCGGGACGCCGTCACGCAGTCAGGGTTCGCTGGACCTGGAGAGCAGCACCCGAGAGGCAG ATGACAACAGTTGGTTACCTAAAGAGAACATGTTCAGCTTTCAGACAGCAACTACAACCATGCAGGC GAATTTCCGGAAGCATTTAAGAATGGTCGGCAGCAGAAGAATGAAAGCACAAA CATTTGCAGAACGCAGGGCGAAGAGTTTCAACCGATCCTGGAGCGATCCGACACCTGTCAAACAAGACTCCCTACACGACTCAAAAGACA GTGGTGATTTGCAGACCACCTGCTGTACTCCTGACGAGGGAGGATGTGAAGACATGGACTGGGAggaggagagagagatggagagactGGCGTGTGAGGGCGACGACTTCATCCCACCTAAAATTATG CTGATCTCATCAAAAGTTCCCAAAGCAGAATATGTTCCCAACATCATTCGAAGGGGCGATCCTTCTATAATACCGATCCTATAT GATCATGAGCATGCCACGTTCGACGATATTTTGG AAGAGATTGAGAAGAGATTGACGGCCTACAGAAAAGGCTCCAAGATCTGGCGAATGCTGATTTTCTGTcag GGTGGCCCGGGGCATCTGTACCTGCTGAAGAATAAAGTGGCCACTTTTGCCAAGGTCGAGAAAGAGGAAGACATGAGCCA ATTTTGGAAAAGATTAAGCCGGTTTATGAGTAAAGTAAATCCAGAGCCAAACTTGATCCACATCATGGGCTGCTACGTCCTGGGCAATCCAAATGGAGAGAAG CTGTTCCAGAAACTGAAGAACCTAATGAGGCCTTATTCTGTCACATTCGAGTCGCCACTGGAGCTCTCCGCTCAGG GGAAAGAGATGATCGAGATGTACTTCGATTTCCGTTTGTTCAGGCTTTGGAAAACTCGTCAGCACTCCAAACTTCTCGACTATGAAGATCTGTTGTGA
- the nsmfa gene encoding NMDA receptor synaptonuclear signaling and neuronal migration factor isoform X8, whose product MDFFGNLSQWHEKRMILKNGTAHELQYTGQDGNPACRAARAFGEYLHTHPENRNGSDHLLSDTLVGHDADCPESLCTQNNNHHSYTFQDSTLCAKPNLINPALGLLEPPTPTVTSKSRLSLERSFSAEEDQQKCLECSLQPARVYTITGESGMLGTSRGSKENLELEVLKDALEACDVQALAQSSTSSNSSSPTQYHRRHGGGGTSGNQLRGNHHHGNHHYISSSGDRSGATNHNQQLASSAGASHHHHGATHHHHHLSQPLQSSVSAHNIRGWGEGKDCGLACDGCPGTPSRSQGSLDLESSTREAGKQRRPPLERMCSVDRVTGMERDDNSWLPKENMFSFQTATTTMQANFRKHLRMVGSRRMKAQSGDLQTTCCTPDEGGCEDMDWEEEREMERLACEGDDFIPPKIMLISSKVPKAEYVPNIIRRGDPSIIPILYDHEHATFDDILEEIEKRLTAYRKGSKIWRMLIFCQGGPGHLYLLKNKVATFAKVEKEEDMSQFWKRLSRFMSKVNPEPNLIHIMGCYVLGNPNGEKLFQKLKNLMRPYSVTFESPLELSAQGKEMIEMYFDFRLFRLWKTRQHSKLLDYEDLL is encoded by the exons AGCAGCCCGTGCATTTGGAGAGTATCTTCACACCCATCCTGAGAACCGTAACGGATCAG ATCACTTACTCTCTGACACCCTTGTTGGCCACGACGCTGACTGCCCAGAAAGCCTGTGCACTCAGAACAACAACCATCATAGCTACACTTTTCAGGACTCCACTCTCTGTGCCAAACCCAATCTGATCAACCCTGCCCTGGGTCTCCTGGAACCTCCAACTCCAACAGTGACCTCCAAAAGCCGCCTGTCCCTAGAGCGGAGTTTCTCGGCAGAGGAGGACCAGCAGAAGTGCTTGGAGTGCTCACTGCAGCCTGCTCGCGTCTACACTATCACCGGAGAGAGCGGCATGCTGGGGACCAGCCGAGGGAGCAAGGAGAACCTGGAGCTTGAGGTACTGAAAGATGCGCTGGAGGCGTGTGACGTCCAAGCGCTCGCCCAATCCTCCACTTCCTCCAACTCCTCGTCTCCGACGCAGTACCACCGCCGCCATGGAGGTGGAGGTACGAGTGGCAACCAGCTCCGCGGCAACCACCACCATGGCAACCACCATTACATCAGCAGCAGCGGAGACAGAAGCGGGGCCACCAACCATAACCAGCAACTGGCAAGCTCCGCGGGAGCATCTCACCATCACCACGGAGCAACTCATCACCACCATCACCTTTCCCAACCGCTGCAGAGTTCAGTCAGCGCGCACAACATCCGCGGATGGGGGGAGGGAAAGGATTGCGGCCTGGCATGCGACGGCTGTCCCGGGACGCCGTCACGCAGTCAGGGTTCGCTGGACCTGGAGAGCAGCACCCGAGAGGCAGGCAAGCAGCGCCGGCCACCACTAGAGCGGATGTGCAGTGTGGACCGGGTGACTGGGATGGAGCGAG ATGACAACAGTTGGTTACCTAAAGAGAACATGTTCAGCTTTCAGACAGCAACTACAACCATGCAGGC GAATTTCCGGAAGCATTTAAGAATGGTCGGCAGCAGAAGAATGAAAGCACAAA GTGGTGATTTGCAGACCACCTGCTGTACTCCTGACGAGGGAGGATGTGAAGACATGGACTGGGAggaggagagagagatggagagactGGCGTGTGAGGGCGACGACTTCATCCCACCTAAAATTATG CTGATCTCATCAAAAGTTCCCAAAGCAGAATATGTTCCCAACATCATTCGAAGGGGCGATCCTTCTATAATACCGATCCTATAT GATCATGAGCATGCCACGTTCGACGATATTTTGG AAGAGATTGAGAAGAGATTGACGGCCTACAGAAAAGGCTCCAAGATCTGGCGAATGCTGATTTTCTGTcag GGTGGCCCGGGGCATCTGTACCTGCTGAAGAATAAAGTGGCCACTTTTGCCAAGGTCGAGAAAGAGGAAGACATGAGCCA ATTTTGGAAAAGATTAAGCCGGTTTATGAGTAAAGTAAATCCAGAGCCAAACTTGATCCACATCATGGGCTGCTACGTCCTGGGCAATCCAAATGGAGAGAAG CTGTTCCAGAAACTGAAGAACCTAATGAGGCCTTATTCTGTCACATTCGAGTCGCCACTGGAGCTCTCCGCTCAGG GGAAAGAGATGATCGAGATGTACTTCGATTTCCGTTTGTTCAGGCTTTGGAAAACTCGTCAGCACTCCAAACTTCTCGACTATGAAGATCTGTTGTGA
- the nsmfa gene encoding NMDA receptor synaptonuclear signaling and neuronal migration factor isoform X7 yields MDFFGNLSQWHEKRMILKNGTAHELQYTGQDGNPACRAARAFGEYLHTHPENRNGSDHLLSDTLVGHDADCPESLCTQNNNHHSYTFQDSTLCAKPNLINPALGLLEPPTPTVTSKSRLSLERSFSAEEDQQKCLECSLQPARVYTITGESGMLGTSRGSKENLELEVLKDALEACDVQALAQSSTSSNSSSPTQYHRRHGGGGTSGNQLRGNHHHGNHHYISSSGDRSGATNHNQQLASSAGASHHHHGATHHHHHLSQPLQSSVSAHNIRGWGEGKDCGLACDGCPGTPSRSQGSLDLESSTREAGKQRRPPLERMCSVDRVTGMERADDNSWLPKENMFSFQTATTTMQANFRKHLRMVGSRRMKAQSGDLQTTCCTPDEGGCEDMDWEEEREMERLACEGDDFIPPKIMLISSKVPKAEYVPNIIRRGDPSIIPILYDHEHATFDDILEEIEKRLTAYRKGSKIWRMLIFCQGGPGHLYLLKNKVATFAKVEKEEDMSQFWKRLSRFMSKVNPEPNLIHIMGCYVLGNPNGEKLFQKLKNLMRPYSVTFESPLELSAQGKEMIEMYFDFRLFRLWKTRQHSKLLDYEDLL; encoded by the exons AGCAGCCCGTGCATTTGGAGAGTATCTTCACACCCATCCTGAGAACCGTAACGGATCAG ATCACTTACTCTCTGACACCCTTGTTGGCCACGACGCTGACTGCCCAGAAAGCCTGTGCACTCAGAACAACAACCATCATAGCTACACTTTTCAGGACTCCACTCTCTGTGCCAAACCCAATCTGATCAACCCTGCCCTGGGTCTCCTGGAACCTCCAACTCCAACAGTGACCTCCAAAAGCCGCCTGTCCCTAGAGCGGAGTTTCTCGGCAGAGGAGGACCAGCAGAAGTGCTTGGAGTGCTCACTGCAGCCTGCTCGCGTCTACACTATCACCGGAGAGAGCGGCATGCTGGGGACCAGCCGAGGGAGCAAGGAGAACCTGGAGCTTGAGGTACTGAAAGATGCGCTGGAGGCGTGTGACGTCCAAGCGCTCGCCCAATCCTCCACTTCCTCCAACTCCTCGTCTCCGACGCAGTACCACCGCCGCCATGGAGGTGGAGGTACGAGTGGCAACCAGCTCCGCGGCAACCACCACCATGGCAACCACCATTACATCAGCAGCAGCGGAGACAGAAGCGGGGCCACCAACCATAACCAGCAACTGGCAAGCTCCGCGGGAGCATCTCACCATCACCACGGAGCAACTCATCACCACCATCACCTTTCCCAACCGCTGCAGAGTTCAGTCAGCGCGCACAACATCCGCGGATGGGGGGAGGGAAAGGATTGCGGCCTGGCATGCGACGGCTGTCCCGGGACGCCGTCACGCAGTCAGGGTTCGCTGGACCTGGAGAGCAGCACCCGAGAGGCAGGCAAGCAGCGCCGGCCACCACTAGAGCGGATGTGCAGTGTGGACCGGGTGACTGGGATGGAGCGAG CAGATGACAACAGTTGGTTACCTAAAGAGAACATGTTCAGCTTTCAGACAGCAACTACAACCATGCAGGC GAATTTCCGGAAGCATTTAAGAATGGTCGGCAGCAGAAGAATGAAAGCACAAA GTGGTGATTTGCAGACCACCTGCTGTACTCCTGACGAGGGAGGATGTGAAGACATGGACTGGGAggaggagagagagatggagagactGGCGTGTGAGGGCGACGACTTCATCCCACCTAAAATTATG CTGATCTCATCAAAAGTTCCCAAAGCAGAATATGTTCCCAACATCATTCGAAGGGGCGATCCTTCTATAATACCGATCCTATAT GATCATGAGCATGCCACGTTCGACGATATTTTGG AAGAGATTGAGAAGAGATTGACGGCCTACAGAAAAGGCTCCAAGATCTGGCGAATGCTGATTTTCTGTcag GGTGGCCCGGGGCATCTGTACCTGCTGAAGAATAAAGTGGCCACTTTTGCCAAGGTCGAGAAAGAGGAAGACATGAGCCA ATTTTGGAAAAGATTAAGCCGGTTTATGAGTAAAGTAAATCCAGAGCCAAACTTGATCCACATCATGGGCTGCTACGTCCTGGGCAATCCAAATGGAGAGAAG CTGTTCCAGAAACTGAAGAACCTAATGAGGCCTTATTCTGTCACATTCGAGTCGCCACTGGAGCTCTCCGCTCAGG GGAAAGAGATGATCGAGATGTACTTCGATTTCCGTTTGTTCAGGCTTTGGAAAACTCGTCAGCACTCCAAACTTCTCGACTATGAAGATCTGTTGTGA